Proteins from one Methanococcus maripaludis C5 genomic window:
- a CDS encoding cation-translocating P-type ATPase encodes MEVKLKISGMTCAVCVKTIEKSVSKMDGVESITVNLLDESAVINFDEKIVSIEDIGIKIESLGYEVLGIAEEVEELPDKDVELKEKLKKIIVGAIFSIALFSMMYLEIPYKPYLAFLVSLPPLIYIALPIFKVGFNSLKVKSLNMDVMYSLGMGVAYVSALLVTFGLLPMNFMFYDTTIMLATLLTLGRYLEERAKGRTSEAIKKLMGLQVKTAKVIRNDEELEIPIEDVIVGDIIFIRPGEKIAVDGTVFDGDSYVDESMITGEPIPNPKKKGDSVIGGTINKNGILKITAEKIGKDTVLSQIIQLVKNAQISKSGIQNLADKAVSYFIPLVFTIAIVSSLYWFFNGGILLAVTTFISVMVIACPCALGLATPTAITVGVGRGAELGILIKDSKVFDVAGNLKCMIFDKTGTITKGEPEVDEIITDYTKEELLVIAGSFEKNSEHPLAIAIVKKADELNISLQEPEKFESITGMGVIGVLKDQRVFIGNRRLMEENNLSINEDYNKKISRLEENAKTVIIVALENKIIGIIAISDKIKENAKITIQNLREMGIESYMITGDNEKTAKVIGKEVGILEDHVFSNVLPEKKAEIVKSIQETAGGYVEFIGDGINDAPALSTADVGIAVGSGTDIAIETGEVVLMNDDLKYVTGFVKLSKRVLKQIKLNLFWAFAYNSILIPVAAGALYSYNIRFEPELAAFAMTLSSITIIGLSLLLKRYDPWK; translated from the coding sequence ATGGAAGTAAAACTGAAAATTTCCGGAATGACCTGTGCAGTTTGTGTAAAAACAATTGAAAAATCTGTCTCGAAGATGGATGGCGTTGAAAGTATAACTGTAAATTTGCTGGATGAGAGTGCAGTTATCAATTTTGATGAAAAAATCGTTAGTATCGAAGATATCGGGATAAAAATTGAAAGTTTAGGCTATGAAGTCCTTGGAATTGCAGAAGAAGTTGAAGAATTACCGGATAAAGACGTGGAACTCAAGGAAAAACTCAAAAAAATAATTGTGGGGGCAATTTTTTCAATTGCACTGTTCTCAATGATGTACCTAGAAATTCCATATAAACCATATTTAGCATTTTTAGTGTCACTTCCACCGTTGATATACATTGCGCTCCCTATTTTTAAAGTAGGATTTAATTCGCTTAAAGTTAAGTCCCTAAACATGGACGTAATGTACTCCCTTGGAATGGGGGTTGCATATGTCTCAGCACTGCTTGTAACTTTCGGACTTCTTCCAATGAATTTCATGTTTTATGATACAACAATCATGCTTGCAACGCTTTTAACCCTTGGAAGATATTTAGAAGAGCGTGCAAAAGGTAGAACCTCCGAAGCGATTAAAAAATTAATGGGTTTACAGGTAAAAACTGCAAAAGTTATTAGAAATGATGAAGAACTTGAAATTCCAATTGAAGACGTTATTGTTGGGGATATTATATTTATTCGCCCCGGGGAAAAGATTGCAGTTGATGGGACTGTTTTTGATGGAGATTCGTATGTTGATGAATCAATGATTACCGGTGAACCGATCCCAAACCCCAAGAAAAAAGGAGATTCTGTAATTGGGGGAACGATAAATAAAAATGGAATTTTAAAAATAACCGCTGAAAAGATTGGAAAAGATACAGTATTGTCTCAAATAATTCAGCTTGTTAAAAATGCCCAGATTTCAAAATCCGGTATTCAAAATCTAGCCGATAAAGCAGTTTCTTACTTTATTCCCCTCGTATTTACAATTGCAATTGTTTCATCATTATACTGGTTTTTTAACGGCGGAATATTACTTGCAGTAACTACTTTTATTTCTGTAATGGTAATTGCATGCCCTTGTGCTCTTGGACTTGCCACACCTACCGCAATAACGGTTGGTGTTGGAAGGGGGGCCGAACTTGGTATTTTGATTAAAGATAGTAAAGTATTTGATGTTGCAGGAAACCTCAAATGTATGATTTTTGATAAAACTGGAACCATCACAAAAGGAGAACCTGAAGTTGATGAAATAATTACGGATTACACTAAAGAAGAACTCTTAGTAATTGCAGGGTCCTTCGAAAAAAATTCTGAGCATCCTTTGGCAATTGCAATTGTTAAAAAAGCTGATGAATTAAATATTTCACTTCAAGAACCTGAAAAATTTGAATCAATTACGGGAATGGGCGTTATTGGGGTATTAAAAGATCAGAGGGTTTTCATAGGGAACAGGCGCCTTATGGAAGAAAATAATCTTTCGATAAATGAGGATTATAACAAAAAAATATCGCGATTAGAGGAAAATGCAAAAACCGTGATAATTGTTGCCCTTGAGAATAAAATAATTGGGATAATTGCAATATCTGATAAAATAAAAGAAAATGCGAAAATTACGATTCAAAATTTGCGTGAAATGGGCATTGAATCCTACATGATTACGGGAGACAATGAAAAAACTGCAAAAGTTATTGGAAAAGAAGTTGGTATTTTAGAAGATCACGTATTTTCAAATGTTTTGCCTGAAAAAAAGGCTGAAATTGTCAAATCAATTCAGGAAACCGCAGGAGGTTACGTTGAATTTATTGGTGATGGTATAAATGATGCCCCTGCCCTTTCTACTGCAGATGTTGGAATTGCAGTTGGAAGTGGAACTGATATCGCAATTGAAACCGGTGAAGTCGTTTTAATGAATGACGATTTGAAATATGTTACAGGATTTGTAAAATTGAGTAAACGAGTACTAAAACAGATCAAATTAAATCTGTTCTGGGCTTTTGCATACAACTCGATTTTAATCCCTGTTGCTGCTGGTGCTCTTTATTCATATAATATCAGGTTTGAACCCGAACTTGCAGCTTTTGCGATGACTTTGAGTTCCATAACAATTATTGGATTGTCCTTACTTTTGAAAAGGTACGATCCTTGGAAATAA
- a CDS encoding heavy-metal-associated domain-containing protein: MKELKLKISGMSCQMCVKTIKNLLSELEGIITVDIDLENGKGIITYDENILNEEKILKNEAFELYPAEKLI, translated from the coding sequence ATGAAAGAATTAAAATTAAAAATAAGTGGAATGAGCTGTCAGATGTGTGTAAAAACCATTAAAAACCTTTTAAGTGAACTTGAAGGAATAATAACTGTTGATATCGACTTAGAAAATGGAAAGGGAATAATAACTTACGATGAAAATATATTAAATGAAGAAAAAATTTTAAAAAATGAAGCTTTTGAACTCTACCCTGCAGAAAAACTAATTTAA
- the cutA gene encoding divalent cation tolerance protein CutA translates to MGKPTLVYTTFPSLENAKSIVGYLLEKKMIACANLREHEAHYFEYGDIVIKTEVGAFLKTAENKWDVLKDMINEIHPFETPVILKITIDDSNEEFKTWICDTTK, encoded by the coding sequence ATGGGTAAACCGACACTAGTTTATACAACATTTCCAAGCCTTGAAAATGCGAAATCTATCGTAGGATACCTTTTGGAGAAAAAAATGATAGCCTGTGCAAATTTAAGAGAACATGAAGCACACTATTTTGAATATGGTGACATTGTAATAAAAACTGAAGTTGGAGCATTTTTAAAAACTGCTGAAAACAAGTGGGATGTCTTAAAAGACATGATTAATGAAATACACCCATTTGAAACTCCAGTAATCTTAAAAATAACTATCGATGATTCAAACGAAGAATTCAAAACTTGGATCTGCGATACAACCAAATAA
- a CDS encoding FprA family A-type flavoprotein, producing MAVVLKEDVYWVGAIDWNIREFHGYETKDGSSYNSYLIVDENIVLIDTVKKYMFDEFYSRIKKIVDPEKIDYIVVNHVEMDHSSSLEKIMEISKATIITNAKAKEHLELHYTTKDWEYIIVDSGDSTNIGNRNLTFVKTPMLHWPDNMVTYCPEDKILFSNDAFGQHIASSERFDFEIDYAIDSAKEYFANILLPYRTLIPNAVKTVDTLETDLICPSHGIIWKDDISKIKEKYLEFASNDVSEKAIIVYDTMYKSTEKIGLSIAEGLMEGNVEVKVYKISETPISKIIAEILDAKYVLVGSPTLNINLYPEVARFLKYMEGLKPNKKIAVAFGSYGWAESATKHIKNTFNILSFDPVEDECLTCRFVPDEEHLKKCYEFGKKLAKM from the coding sequence ATGGCAGTTGTTTTAAAAGAAGATGTCTACTGGGTAGGGGCAATCGACTGGAATATCAGAGAATTTCACGGTTACGAAACTAAAGACGGTTCCAGCTACAATTCATACCTAATTGTGGATGAAAATATTGTTTTGATAGATACTGTAAAAAAATACATGTTTGACGAATTTTACAGTAGAATTAAAAAAATAGTTGATCCTGAAAAAATAGATTATATCGTTGTAAACCACGTTGAAATGGATCACAGCAGTTCTTTAGAAAAAATTATGGAAATTTCAAAAGCTACAATAATAACAAACGCAAAAGCAAAAGAACATCTGGAATTGCACTACACTACAAAAGATTGGGAATATATAATCGTTGATTCTGGAGATTCAACAAATATTGGAAATAGAAATTTAACATTTGTTAAAACTCCGATGCTCCACTGGCCAGACAACATGGTAACATATTGCCCTGAAGATAAAATACTGTTTTCAAACGATGCATTTGGACAGCACATCGCATCAAGTGAACGATTTGACTTTGAAATCGATTATGCAATAGATTCTGCAAAAGAGTACTTTGCAAATATACTTCTTCCTTACAGGACACTTATCCCAAATGCGGTTAAAACAGTAGATACTCTTGAAACTGATTTAATCTGTCCTTCTCACGGCATTATCTGGAAAGACGATATTTCAAAAATTAAAGAAAAATATCTTGAATTTGCATCGAACGATGTTTCTGAAAAGGCCATAATTGTATACGATACAATGTACAAATCAACTGAAAAAATCGGTCTTTCAATCGCAGAAGGCCTAATGGAGGGTAATGTGGAAGTTAAAGTCTATAAAATATCTGAAACTCCAATAAGTAAAATAATTGCAGAAATTCTGGATGCAAAATATGTGCTTGTAGGTTCTCCTACGCTCAATATTAATTTATATCCCGAAGTTGCCAGATTTTTAAAATATATGGAAGGATTGAAACCAAATAAAAAAATTGCAGTAGCATTTGGTTCTTATGGCTGGGCAGAGAGTGCTACAAAACATATTAAAAATACTTTCAACATATTATCTTTTGATCCTGTAGAAGACGAATGCCTAACTTGCAGATTTGTTCCGGATGAAGAACATCTTAAAAAATGCTACGAATTTGGAAAAAAACTTGCGAAAATGTAA
- a CDS encoding DsrE family protein, which translates to MKACFLIFTYDKGGKPYVPIIFHALLFAKEMKEKGDEVKIVFEGEAVKWFNELLKADHPLKDHVEALKDDFVACEACSHMFDVFTSIKGKIALENELHGHVSLKKYLDNSYTVVEF; encoded by the coding sequence ATGAAAGCTTGTTTTTTGATATTTACGTATGATAAAGGGGGAAAACCATACGTTCCAATAATATTCCATGCACTGCTCTTTGCAAAAGAAATGAAAGAAAAAGGAGACGAAGTAAAAATTGTCTTTGAAGGAGAAGCTGTTAAATGGTTCAATGAACTTTTAAAAGCAGATCATCCGTTAAAAGATCATGTTGAAGCATTGAAAGATGATTTTGTAGCTTGTGAAGCATGCTCCCATATGTTCGATGTTTTTACAAGCATAAAGGGAAAAATTGCTCTTGAAAACGAGCTTCACGGACATGTAAGTCTCAAAAAATATCTTGACAATAGCTACACTGTTGTCGAATTCTAA